A window from Cryptomeria japonica chromosome 1, Sugi_1.0, whole genome shotgun sequence encodes these proteins:
- the LOC131049712 gene encoding LOW QUALITY PROTEIN: cytosolic sulfotransferase 5 (The sequence of the model RefSeq protein was modified relative to this genomic sequence to represent the inferred CDS: inserted 1 base in 1 codon) → MELHARTASAMFREDDVFVCSGFKTGTTWLKSIVASIMSESKGHVLKGKSIHDLIPRLDRFYNSQAMPNASTPIEEMPSPRLLGTHLPTFPTLYTARNPKDTFVSHWKFLPAIQGVFTGETTSPVSKEVFFDSFCNGVSLYGPFVNHVLSFWNASRNRSNILFLTYEDXKADSLSHIKRISDFLGQSSLTEEDISCIDSQCSFQSLSTLDVNINGKVDLKNAHLSNRHFFRKGEVGDWKNHFTLEMNSRMDLVVESKFQEAGLFLKYEV, encoded by the exons atggagctgcatgcacGAACAGCATCAGCTATGTTCAGGGAGGACGATGTGTTTGTGTGTTCTGGATTCAAGACGGGAACCACCTGGTTGAAATCAATCGTTGCCAGCATTATGAGTGAAAGCAAGGGCCACGTTCTGAAGGGAAAGAGCATCCATGACTTGATTCCCCGGTTAGATAGATTCTACAACTCACAAGCAATGCCTAATGCCTCTACTCCGATTGAAGAAATGCCCTCGCCAAGGTTGCTTGGCACCCACCTTCCCACCTTCCCTACTCT TTATACCGCTCGAAATCCCAAGGACACATTCGTTTCCCACTGGAAGTTCTTGCCTGCAATACAAGGTGTCTTTACTGGTGAAACTACATCTCCAGTTTCCAAGGAGGTATTCTTTGATTCATTCTGTAATGGTGTCTCTCTCTATGGTCCTTTTGTTAATCATGTCTTGAGCTTTTGGAATGCCAGTAGGAATCGAAGTAACATCTTGTTTTTGACATACGAAG TGAAGGCAGATTCTTTGTCCCACATCAAAAGGATTTCTGATTTCCTGGGGCAATCTTCTTTGACAGAGGAAGACATTAGTTGCATAGACAGTCAATGCAGCTTTCAATCTCTTTCCACTCTAGATGTTAACATTAATGGCAAAGTGGATTTAAAAAATGCCCACTTAAGCAATCGACATTTTTTTCGCAAAGGTGAAGTGGGTGATTGGAAGAATCATTTCACCCTAGAAATGAACAGCCGTATGGATTTAGTAGTGGAAAGTAAGTTTCAAGAAGCCGGCTTGTTCCTCAAGTATGAAGTCTGA